Genomic window (Spiroplasma sabaudiense Ar-1343):
GATAAGAATGTTAGTCCTTCTTGAATCCCAAGCATTACATATCCCAATGGAATATTAATGGCAAACATTACAACTCCGATTCCTAAAAGTGATAAAACTGGAACAAAAACAATGTCTCTTACTCCCATTCATCCTTTTGATACTTTTCCAAATGCTTTACTTCATCCAAAGACAATAAAGGCTGCTAAATAAGCTCCTACCATGGCTCCGATGAACCCAGAAGAATATGGTAATCCACTAGGTAATAATTTACCTCATAGATTTCCTCAACCAGTGGTTTGGTCACCATAAACCATTCCATCTCCATTGGCCAATACTCCAGCAACAAAACCAGGCATTAACCCTTGAGGACCAACAATTGAGAAACAAATGTAGGCTGCTAGAATTGGTACCATGGCTCCCATGGCAACTTTTCCTAATCCCGAGAATCAACCAGCAACTGAGTTAACAGTTCCATAGTCCCCCCCTGCATTAGCGTTTCCAGCGGCAAAATCAATTAAGAATCCAATTCCTAATATAATTCCCCCAGCCACAACAAATGGTAGCATTTTTGAAACCCCACCAAGAAGGTTTCCTTTGATATCTTTAAATTGATTTAATGAGAAGTTTCCTCCACCTTGAGATCCGCTATTAGCTTCTCCCTGAATTTTAGTAACTTTTTCTCCTTTGCTGAATCCTTCAATTAATTTTTCAGCATTGTAAATAACATCTTTGGTATTGGTTTTAATAACATCAAAACCATTAAAGCGACCTAAACCATCGATTTGTTTATCAATTCCAATGATTCGCACTTTGGCATTTTCAATGTCCTCAGGTGTTAGTTGATTTTCAGTTCCACGACGGCCCTGAGTTTCAACTTTGACAGTTAATCCCATTTTTTTGGCCACTTCAACTAGTTTTTCAGCTGACATATAAGTGTGGGCAATTCCAGTAGGACAAGCTGTTATACCAACAACATCATAGTGTTGGCCAGCTTTTAGTTTTTGCTCTTCAGCTTTAGCTGCTCCAAATACTTTTTCCAAATCAGCAATTTTTTTTGCTTTCATTAAAACTTTTTGGTTTTCTTCCTTCATTAAGTAAGTTGATAAATCAGCTAAAACTGATAAATGTTCTTCCCCATTTTTACCATTAGTCATAATCATAAATACTAATTTAGTAGGTTTTCCGTCCAAACTGTCTCAGTCAACAGGGTTTTTCAAGTTGGCAAAAGCCACACATGTTTGGTTAACTGATTTATCCAAAGCATGCGGAATGGCAATTCCATCCCCAATTCCTGTTGAACCTTGAGATTCACGTTTTTTAATGGCGGTTACAAAAGCTTTTTCGTTATTAATAACTTTTTGTTCAGCTAACTTAGCTGCTAAAAATTCAATAACCTCTTCGCGAGTTTGTAAATCAACATCAAAGAAACTTGTTTGGGCACTAAATAAATTTTTTAGTTCCATAAATAACTCCTCTTAGATTTTTTGAACCTTAATCTGATCAATTAAGGCTGTAATTTCCGCTTTAGTTGCCAACCATTCTTTAAAAGCGGTTGCAGCTCCTGAAGCGGCTGCCAATTTTAGACATTCTTCAATGTCAAGGTTTTGACTTAACCCGTGAGTAAATCCAGCAAGCATGCTGTCTCCAGCTCCAACCGAATTTACTAATTTCCCCTGCGCAATTCCGGTTTGATAAATTTCTTGATTTTCAGTGAAATAGTAACTTCCCTGGCTTCCCATACTTAAAAGAATGTTTCTAGCTCCCAATTTTTGCAGTTCTAAAATCATTGTTTTAATTTGGCTAAAAGCATATTCTTTTATTGGTAAATTTAAAATTCCACAAATCTCATCAATATTTGGTTTTATTAAAAATGGTTTTGAACTTAATGCCTTACGCATAACAGTTCCTGTTGCATCCAAAATAAACTTTGCATTAACTTGATTTGCAATGTTTCCGATTTCAAAATAAATGTCATCTGGAATTCCTTTGGCAAGTGAACCCGCAGCAACAATAATATCGTCCTTGGTTATCGATTTTTTCAAATAATCCAGCAATTCTTTTCAAGTTTTGGCTTCGGTTGTAAATCCTAACCCGTTTAATTCTGTTTCTTCTTTTAAACTCAAGTTTTTAATTTTATAATTAGTACGAGTTTTTCCTTGATTAAAAAAGAAGTGATTTGGTACCTTGACTTCAGCAAATTTATCTAAAAATATTGCTTTATTTTCTGCTCCCATTACTCCCGTAGCTTGAACTTGATTTTCTAAATTATTCAAAATAATTGCAACATTTATTCCTTTACCCCCAACAACTTGATATTCATTTTGATAATAGTTGGTCTGTTTAATAGTAAAGTTGTCTGACTCAATTATGTGGTCGATTGCAGGATTTAATGTTATTGAATATATCATTTTTTAGTCCTCGCTTATTACGGTAACTTCATTTTTGCTAGCAAATTTAATAAAAGACTTTGAATTAAATTTGCTACGGTCTGCTAATGCAAACGCAAAGCGAGATTGCTTAATCGCCTGTTCTTTGACTTGGGCTTCATCATCATCGGTTGTATATAGGTTGTAATGGTTATCAACAGCATTAACCCCTAAAAAAGCGATATCAAAGGAATACTGTTGTATTGATTTTATTGCCTCATATCCAATAATGGCCCCAGTTTTCAGTTTAAAACGACCACCCAAGATATTGACAAAGTTGTTACCGTTTTTTGCCAACTCCTGAGCATTAATAATTGAATTGGTTAAAATTCTTAATTCCAACTCGGGTTTAATAATTTGAGATAAATAATAAGTATTGGAACCAGCATCAAGAAAAATTGTTTCTCCTTTTTTGATGCAATCCAAAGCCTTAGCAGCGATTTCTTTCTTAGCAATAACATTTTCAGAGAGTTTTTCATCTAATAACTCTTCTGCAACGTTTTTGTCTCGTAATGGTTTCGCCCCGCCGTGAACTCTAATAATCATTCCTTGCTCTTCTAGTTCTAGCAAATCTCGACGAATCGTTGTAAATGAGATTCCCAAATCTTGGACCATTTATTCAACGATTGAAAGTTCTCGGCTGTTAATATAGTTTAGCACTAATGCCTGGCGTTCTGCTTTTATCATTATTTCACCCAAAACAATTATAGCAAAAAAACCAAAAAAAACCAAAAAAAACCAATTATAACAAATCGGTTTTTTTGGTTTAATTGATAAAGTTATTTGCTTTTATGACTACAAATTTCTGCCAAAGCTTTTGTATAAATAAGTAACTGCTTTTGATACTCTTCTTTGTAAACTCATTCATTAACTCCGTGCAACGTTAAATTTTCTAAATTCAAAGCACCCCCAAAAGCAACCGCATTGTCTATTTCCTTGGCATAAGTTCCGCCCCCAATGGCACATGGTAAAGTATTAAAATCTTTTGTCACTTCAGTGAAGCTATCTAACATAATTTTTAACATTCAGTGATTTTGATCAAATAAAAAACCTTTATTAAAGTGATGGGTTTCGATTTTTAAATTAAAATTCTTTAAAATCTTTTCAAAGCCAGTAATTATTTCACTTTGATAGTCAACTGTGGCTGGAATATCTATTTGTAAGGCAATCCTTTGATTATTTTGATTGATATCAACAATCGATAATCCAAAAGTCAATGTTCCTGATTCATCTTCTAAATTACCAAAAATCGCCTTTAAATCATAATTATTAATAAGGTAACTATTGATAAAGTCAATCATATTGCCTTTGATTTTGGTCTCTTTTAGAGCCTCACTGAGCAGCATAACCGGGCTAATTCCTAAATTTGGAAGACCAGCGTGAGCTTGTTTTCCAAATATTTCAATTGAATTATTTAGGTTATTATTTATAATGCCTCGCTTATTCAAATTTTCTTGAAGTAATTTTATTTTTGAACCTTCATAAGTTGCTTTCGCATCAATAATATTATATGTATCTCCCGACTTAATAGCATAGTCCAAATTTTCTTCCCCTGTTATATTAATTCAAGCCAAGTGTTTTTCCCCGAACACATAAGGAAAACAGGCGTCAGGAACATATCCTAAATCGGGTTGACCAAAATCTTGTAAATATTTTTTGACACAGCGATTTTCGTTTTCTTCGTCAACCCCAAAAAATAATCTTATTTTATATTCCCCCGCAAAGCCATGATCTTTTAGGTACTTTACCGCCATTATGTTGTTAACCGTTGGACCTTTATCATCAAAAGTTCCCCTACCATATAGTTTGCCTTCAACTTCTGTTAGTTTAAACGGATCATAAATTCACTCATCAAAATTACCTGGATTCACAACGTCTAAATGACAAAATACAACAAATATTTTATCACTTTTGCCAAAATCAGCGTATCCATAATATTTTTCTTGATCTTTATAAGTTTCTAATCCAATATTGTTACAAGTTTGTAGAATGAAATCTAAAGCCTGGTCATTTTCACTACCAAATGGGTAATCAGGGTCGCTTAAATCCATTACCGAGCGATACTTTATAAGTTGGCCTAATAAGTTAATACTTTCTTGGAAATACCTTTCTGCTAGTAAATTGAAGTCAATTTTCATTTTTACCACCTTTCCCAATTATCTAATCACAAATTTGAAAAAAATCTACTTTATTATTGACTAATTTAAAAACAATAATATGATTATGGCGAAAGGAGCATTTAAATGTTTTATGTAAAAAATTTATGAAGCTTATTAAAGATTAATTGAAAATTACTACTTATAAGAAGTGTCTTGGCATTTGTGGGATTATTTATCGCAAGCCTAGGGACAAAAATTTACTTACCTCTTACGGTTGGCTCAGGAAATGTTGATTTTGCAATTTTTTCTACGCTTGCTGTATTTGTCCCTGGAGCAATTCAAACAGAAAATAATTTGAATGAGAGAATTGGTAAAATTGATCCAGCTATTAATGAGAGCAATTACTATTTATATTTAATGTTATTTTATTTCATCCTACTTTTATTTGTAATATTATTTGCTACTTTAAATTGTGTCAAAAAATTTAGAGCAAGCCGCGATCGCGAAATTATAACTAAAACTATAATATTGGTAATTGGTGATGTGATTTTGATGTTTGTTGGTCCTTTTTTCTTGCAAATTCATCAAGGCTACTTTCAAAGTACTGGTTTGCAAAATTGACTAGTAAAAATTTCTCAACAAGCAACAACCATTGACTATTTACAAATGGTTTGAGTTTTTTTTGGAGCATTTTTGATTTACTGCTTAGGAGTTGCTATTTTAATATGGTCGCGTGTTTTTAACGGACCCTACAACTCTGTTGTAACAGAATTCATGAGTTTAACAAAATGAACTTATTTACAAAGTAGAATTCTTTGAGATTTTTTAATTTTTATATTTGGAATCATTATGATATTGATTGCCCCTTCCTATTCATGAGAAGTAAAAATTAACTTTTTTGCTAACTATTTTGTGTTTGGTTTAATTATCTTTACTTTTGGTACTGGTTTAGCAATTAATTTCTTTTTACCTTTTTTAAAAAAAATATGAAATCACGAGAAATTATTTGTCAATGTCCTTGAATATGAAAATAAAAATAAAACATCCTTATAAAAATTAAAATTTTTAATAATGGCTTCTGCTTAATAAAAATAATTTCATTCAATTACTTTATAAATGTAATATAATTATTTTATATTTATTTAGAAAAGAGGACTTTATGAATTGAGCAAATCGCATAACAATGATTAGGCTACTGTTAATTCCAGTCATAGTTATTTTAATGGTCTTTTACCAATTTCCCGGATCACCACTGTTTGATGTTTGAAATCAGACAATTAACATCGGTACACATTATCAACTACCAATTGCTTATTTAGTGGCAGGAATTTTATTTATTATTGCAGCTTTTACTGATTTTTTAGATGGTTATATTGCTAGAAAATTTAACCAAGTTACAACATTTGGAAAGTTCTTTGATGCTATTGCAGATAAGGTTTTAACAAATACTGTTTTAATTGTCTTTGCCTGTTCGGGAATTGTTCCAATTTGAATGGCAGTAGTTTTAATAGCAAGAGATTTTATTATTGATGCTGTTCGTCAAATTTTAGCAACCAAAGAAGTTATAATGGCTGCAAATTGAATGGGAAAAATCAGAGCTGCTATGGAAATGGTTGGAATGTCTTTACTATTTTTCGTTGGATTTAGAATGTTTAATGGTTCTACACAAGGAACAGGAAATTTTGATGAGTTTGGATGAATTAATCAAGTAGTAATGATTCCAATGTACATCGCAACTGTACTTTCTGTTGTTTCGGCTGGAATTTACATCAGCTTAAATAGAAAACAACTTTTTGATACAACAGTAATTTCAAAAAAAGTTGATGAAAAAAAATAATGAAAAAAAACAAAGTCGAAAAAGACACCTGAGCAATTGTTACGGGAGCTAGCAAAGGGATCGGATATGCATTTTGTGTTTACTTATTGGAGCGCGGCTGAAACATTGTTGCAGTAGCTAGGAATACAGATTCAATTAATGATTTAGCTAAAAATTTTCCTAATCAAGTTGTCCTTAAATTAAACTTAGACTTAAGCGACCTTGATAGCTGTGACAAAATAGCAGAGGAAACTAAAAATCTGAAAGTTTCCTTACTGATAAATAATGCCGGTTACGGGGTTTTGGGTAACTTTAGAGAATCAAGTCTAGAGCGAGAAATGAATATGATCGATTTAAATATTAAATCTCTTCATAAACTTACTAAAATTTTTGTTAACAGATTTCAAGAAAATAATTTTGGTCGAATAATAAATATCAGTAGCGTCGCTGCTTTTCTTCCTGGACCAGGATTTGCAAGTTATTATGCCTCAAAATCTTATGTTTTAAACTTAGGAATTGCAGTAAATCATGAACTCAAAAGTCAAAATTCAAAAGTAAGGCTAGTTACAGTTTGTCCAGGACCAATTAATACAGGTTTTTGAGACCGAAGCAGGGATAATAAATCAGTTAGCGGTCAGGCAAAAGAAGAACAAAGCAAAGCGCTTAGAAATTTTGCAAGGAAAAGTTTAAATAAATCTTTGAAAGCCAATAATAAGGATTACTTTATTATTGGTATCAATAATATATTTTTAAATAAATTACTGAAGTTCGTCCCTAAAAAATGAGCAATGAAAGTGGTTTATCGATACAATCGTAAAAAAAATAAATAAAAATTATCCTAAATTTAGGATAATTTTTATTTATTAGAATTAGAAAATTTTGGTTTTTTACTAAATAACTTTGAAACAAAAAATTTTTATAGTTTTAAAAACCTCTTAATTTTTTAAAATTTAAGTCAGTAAAAAAATTAAACCTACAAATAATCCAGATAAGCTTGGAGCCACAATTGGGATTCACCCATAGCTTCAATCGGATTTAATTTTATAATTTTTATCAAAAGGCGCAATTTGATGAATTATTCGCGGGCCTAAATCTCTTGCTGGGTTAATAGCATAACCAGTGGTTCCACCAATCCCTAAACCAATACCAATCACAACAATTCCAACAAAAAGTGTTCCTAGAAAATGAGATTCTTTAAATCATCCATTTGAGGTTGATAGAATTGCCCCAACTAATATGGAGGTTGCCAAGAACTCTGTAAATAGGTTCAAGTATATATTTTTGTGTGTTGGAACAGTGCTGTGCATTGCTAAAACCAAATCACCACGGTTTTCTATGTGAGAGACATGAATGTGTTTCATATAAATAATATCTAAAATTATTTGACCCAGCATTGCCCCTAAAATCTGACCTATTAAAAAGATCGGTAGAAGCCCCCAGCTTCCAACATTTGCCTTTCAATCATTAACAACGTATGCTAAAGTAATTGCTGGATTCAGGTGCGACTTTCCACCAAGAGCTGATGAAATGGTTGCGGCAACGACAACTGCAAAACCTCAGCCGATGGCAATTGCTAATCAACCAGCATTTTCACCCTTTGTTCCCTTGAGAACTGTATTGGCAACAATACCATTTCCAATTATTATTAAAATCATTGTCCCTAATAATTCCGTCAAGAAATGCGTTATCATTTTTTTCCCTCCAATTATTTTTATACACTTCTAATAATATTCCAAAATGGCTTAAAATCAATTAAATTATAAATAAAATAATTATTAATTAAAAAAACCCGCATTTGCGGGTTTTTTTAATTAATTATTTGTTTTGAATTGCTTCAACACCAGGCAGAACTTTACCTTCCATATATTCAAGCGAAGCTCCTCCACCAGTTGATATATGAGTAAACTTTTCTTTAAATCCTAATTGGATTGCTGCTGCAGCTGAGTCTCCCCCACCAATCAAAGTAAAAGCGTCTTTTAAATTAGCGATTGATTCACAAACAGCCACTGTCCCTTTTTTAAAGTTTTCCATTTCAAAAACTCCCATTGGTCCGTTTCAGGCAACTGTTTTAGCTCCTAATAATTCTTTTTGAAATAGCTCAATTGATTTAGGTCCAATATCTAGTCCCATTACATCATCGGGTAAATCTACACCAGAAAAACTTGGAGCGACATCTTTAAATTCTGTAGCATTTGCTGAATCAATTGGTAGAATTATTTTACCATTTGCTTTTTGCAAATATTCTTTTGCTAGATCAATTTTGTCAGCTTCCAAAAGCGATTTACCAATTTTGTGTCCTTGAGCTGCAAAAAATGTATACGCCATTCCCCCACCAATAATAATTTTATCGGCCTTAGTTAAAAGGTTATCGATTACACCGATTTTATCTGAAACTTTTGCCCCACCAATGATGGCAACAAATGGATGAGCCGGTTTATCAACTCCTTGTGCCAGCATTTCTAGCTCTTTTTGAACTAAGAAACCAACACAAGATTCTTTAATGTTTTTTGAAATCCCAACGTTTGATGCGTGAGCTCTGTGAGCAGTACCAAATGCGTCATTAACAAAAATATCTCCTAAACTTGCTCAATATTTTCCTAAATCAGGATCGTTTTTACTTTCGGCTTTGACAACTTCGTTATTTTTAACATCTTCAAATCTGGTATTTTCTAATAATAAAATTTCACCATCTTTTAAAGTGTTAATTGCCGACTCAAGCTCAGCTCCGCGAGTTGCTGCTACAAATACTACTTTCTGACCAACTGCTTTTTCCAAAGCGATCGCAATTGGAGCTAAAGATTTTTTAGATTTATCTTCTTCAGTTTTGATACGACTTAAATGTGACAACAAAATAATTTTTGCCTTATTTTTCACTAAGTGTTTAATTGTTGGTAATGCAGCTTGAATTCGATTATCATCTGTAATTACTCCATCTTTTAATGGAACGTTAAAGTCTACACGAACAAGAACTTTTTTTCCTGAGACGTTAACTTCATTTAGGGTTTTTTTATTCATTTCTTTTCTCCTTTTAATTATCATTTATATTTTAATTGAAAATATATCATTTAATTTAAAATAATAAAATATCTATTTATTATTAACTTTGTGGAATTTTTTTTAAATAAAAAACACGCTCTAACGGCGTGTTTTTAAAATCAAATTATAATGAAACAACGTGTTCAATTACTCTCACAAATTGTGAAGTAAATGATGCTTCGTTATCATATCATGAGAAAATTTTGTACATTTTTTTACCGTCAACTTCGATCATTCTTGTCATTGTTGCATCAAAAACTGAACCATAAGTAGACCCAATAATATCTGATGAAACAATTGAATCGTCTCTGTATTCTAGAGCTAAACCTAAACCTTTTTTGTCAGCATCAATTGCTTTTTTAATAGCTGCATTGATTTCTTCAACTTTTGGTGATTTAGTTAATTCAATTGATAGGTCAACGATTGAACCTGTAATTACAGGAACACGCAATGCTAAACCATCTAATTTACCATTTAAAGTTGGTAATACTTTACCGATAGCTGCTGCAGCTCCAGTACTTGTTGGAATAATATTTCATGTTGCTGCACGTCCACGACGTAAGTCACTATGTGGTAAGTCTAACAATTTTTGATCATTTGTTACAGCGTGAACTGTTGTCATTAAACCTTTTACAACCCCATATTCTTTGTCAAGAATTTGTAATACAGGAGCTAAACAGTTTGTTGTACATGAACCAGCTGAAGCAATAATATCATCTTTTGTTAATTCGTTATGGTTTACTCCAAAAACAACAGTTTTTAAATCACCTGTTGCTGGTGCTGAAATCATAACTTTTTTTGCTCCAGCTTTAATATGTGCTGATGCTTTTTCTTTATCTGTGTAAAAACCAGTTGCTTCAACAACTAAGTCAATTCCCATTTTACCTCAAGGTAATGCTGCAGCATCTCTTTCGGCTAAAACTTTAATGCTTTTTCCTTCAACAGTAATCGAATCATTTGTAAATGAAACTTTTCCTTTTTGGAAATATCCATGAGCTGAGTCATGTTCTAGCAAGTAAGCTAATGTTTTTGGATCTGTTAAATCGTTAATTGCAACGATTTCAACATTTTTTGACTCTCATAATTTTCTGAAAGCAAGTCTTCCGATTCTTCCGAATCCGTTTATAGCGATTTTTTTCATCGTAATATCCCCTTTTGTTCTACAATATTTATTTTATACTTATTTAAAAAGTTAAAAACATTTATTACTAAATAATTTTTTGTTTTTTTTATCACTTTTAGTTAATTTTATAGAATTTTTTCCAATTAATATCTTTTGTTTTCTCCATTAATTTTTAATTCTTTTGCCAAAGCCTTTATACGATCAGTAAAACGACTAGTTTTAATAATATTAATATCCCTATTCGTCAAATTAGTAGTAACTTCACCATACAATTGGTTTAATGATTTCATATCAAAGTTCGATGAAAAAAAAGTTATTTTTTTATTTTCCATACGGTAATTTAAAAGGGTAAATAAAATTTCATCTCGGGAATACTGAGTGACAACTTCCCCACCAATATCATCGAGAAACAAATATTCTACATGCATTAATTTTCTTAATAAATTGTCTTTTTTGAGTTCTTCGTTTGAGAAACTATCTTTTATAGTCTTAATTAAATTTGAAACCGCAACAAAGGCAACTTGATGATTTAAAAAAGCAAATTGATTGGCCGATAGTTGAAGCAAAAATGTTTTACCAACTCCAGGAGGTCCTGTCAAAAATACCCCCTTATCGGTTTTTTTATCAACAATCCCTTGAATTCATTTAATAAATTTTTTTCTTGATTCATCAACAGAATTATCATTTTT
Coding sequences:
- a CDS encoding PTS fructose transporter subunit IIABC, producing the protein MELKNLFSAQTSFFDVDLQTREEVIEFLAAKLAEQKVINNEKAFVTAIKKRESQGSTGIGDGIAIPHALDKSVNQTCVAFANLKNPVDWDSLDGKPTKLVFMIMTNGKNGEEHLSVLADLSTYLMKEENQKVLMKAKKIADLEKVFGAAKAEEQKLKAGQHYDVVGITACPTGIAHTYMSAEKLVEVAKKMGLTVKVETQGRRGTENQLTPEDIENAKVRIIGIDKQIDGLGRFNGFDVIKTNTKDVIYNAEKLIEGFSKGEKVTKIQGEANSGSQGGGNFSLNQFKDIKGNLLGGVSKMLPFVVAGGIILGIGFLIDFAAGNANAGGDYGTVNSVAGWFSGLGKVAMGAMVPILAAYICFSIVGPQGLMPGFVAGVLANGDGMVYGDQTTGWGNLWGKLLPSGLPYSSGFIGAMVGAYLAAFIVFGWSKAFGKVSKGWMGVRDIVFVPVLSLLGIGVVMFAINIPLGYVMLGIQEGLTFLSTPSKTGGVNLLILVGALVGFMMCVDMGGPINKIAYTLGTMTVGGTLTNGLGTETVIMAAAMAGGMIPPLGVALCTVLFKKVWSVEDRDAAKANWLMGACFISEGAIPFMVKDPKRVALSAMAGGLITGLIVGAFTITLAAPHGGVFVFPLLESKAAMFSSSKGLAIGMGVSLYLLAIVVGTFTMALILGFWKLADVEKASKDTNLIEEVETSTKKAAKAKKQPAKA
- the pfkB gene encoding 1-phosphofructokinase, with the protein product MIYSITLNPAIDHIIESDNFTIKQTNYYQNEYQVVGGKGINVAIILNNLENQVQATGVMGAENKAIFLDKFAEVKVPNHFFFNQGKTRTNYKIKNLSLKEETELNGLGFTTEAKTWKELLDYLKKSITKDDIIVAAGSLAKGIPDDIYFEIGNIANQVNAKFILDATGTVMRKALSSKPFLIKPNIDEICGILNLPIKEYAFSQIKTMILELQKLGARNILLSMGSQGSYYFTENQEIYQTGIAQGKLVNSVGAGDSMLAGFTHGLSQNLDIEECLKLAAASGAATAFKEWLATKAEITALIDQIKVQKI
- a CDS encoding DeoR/GlpR family DNA-binding transcription regulator, with protein sequence MVQDLGISFTTIRRDLLELEEQGMIIRVHGGAKPLRDKNVAEELLDEKLSENVIAKKEIAAKALDCIKKGETIFLDAGSNTYYLSQIIKPELELRILTNSIINAQELAKNGNNFVNILGGRFKLKTGAIIGYEAIKSIQQYSFDIAFLGVNAVDNHYNLYTTDDDEAQVKEQAIKQSRFAFALADRSKFNSKSFIKFASKNEVTVISED
- a CDS encoding Sapep family Mn(2+)-dependent dipeptidase translates to MKIDFNLLAERYFQESINLLGQLIKYRSVMDLSDPDYPFGSENDQALDFILQTCNNIGLETYKDQEKYYGYADFGKSDKIFVVFCHLDVVNPGNFDEWIYDPFKLTEVEGKLYGRGTFDDKGPTVNNIMAVKYLKDHGFAGEYKIRLFFGVDEENENRCVKKYLQDFGQPDLGYVPDACFPYVFGEKHLAWINITGEENLDYAIKSGDTYNIIDAKATYEGSKIKLLQENLNKRGIINNNLNNSIEIFGKQAHAGLPNLGISPVMLLSEALKETKIKGNMIDFINSYLINNYDLKAIFGNLEDESGTLTFGLSIVDINQNNQRIALQIDIPATVDYQSEIITGFEKILKNFNLKIETHHFNKGFLFDQNHWMLKIMLDSFTEVTKDFNTLPCAIGGGTYAKEIDNAVAFGGALNLENLTLHGVNEWVYKEEYQKQLLIYTKALAEICSHKSK
- a CDS encoding SPE_1075/MLC_0560 family membrane protein, producing the protein MFYVKNLWSLLKINWKLLLIRSVLAFVGLFIASLGTKIYLPLTVGSGNVDFAIFSTLAVFVPGAIQTENNLNERIGKIDPAINESNYYLYLMLFYFILLLFVILFATLNCVKKFRASRDREIITKTIILVIGDVILMFVGPFFLQIHQGYFQSTGLQNWLVKISQQATTIDYLQMVWVFFGAFLIYCLGVAILIWSRVFNGPYNSVVTEFMSLTKWTYLQSRILWDFLIFIFGIIMILIAPSYSWEVKINFFANYFVFGLIIFTFGTGLAINFFLPFLKKIWNHEKLFVNVLEYENKNKTSL
- the pgsA gene encoding CDP-diacylglycerol--glycerol-3-phosphate 3-phosphatidyltransferase, which codes for MNWANRITMIRLLLIPVIVILMVFYQFPGSPLFDVWNQTINIGTHYQLPIAYLVAGILFIIAAFTDFLDGYIARKFNQVTTFGKFFDAIADKVLTNTVLIVFACSGIVPIWMAVVLIARDFIIDAVRQILATKEVIMAANWMGKIRAAMEMVGMSLLFFVGFRMFNGSTQGTGNFDEFGWINQVVMIPMYIATVLSVVSAGIYISLNRKQLFDTTVISKKVDEKK
- a CDS encoding SDR family NAD(P)-dependent oxidoreductase, with translation MKKNKVEKDTWAIVTGASKGIGYAFCVYLLERGWNIVAVARNTDSINDLAKNFPNQVVLKLNLDLSDLDSCDKIAEETKNLKVSLLINNAGYGVLGNFRESSLEREMNMIDLNIKSLHKLTKIFVNRFQENNFGRIINISSVAAFLPGPGFASYYASKSYVLNLGIAVNHELKSQNSKVRLVTVCPGPINTGFWDRSRDNKSVSGQAKEEQSKALRNFARKSLNKSLKANNKDYFIIGINNIFLNKLLKFVPKKWAMKVVYRYNRKKNK
- a CDS encoding MIP/aquaporin family protein, which encodes MITHFLTELLGTMILIIIGNGIVANTVLKGTKGENAGWLAIAIGWGFAVVVAATISSALGGKSHLNPAITLAYVVNDWKANVGSWGLLPIFLIGQILGAMLGQIILDIIYMKHIHVSHIENRGDLVLAMHSTVPTHKNIYLNLFTEFLATSILVGAILSTSNGWFKESHFLGTLFVGIVVIGIGLGIGGTTGYAINPARDLGPRIIHQIAPFDKNYKIKSDWSYGWIPIVAPSLSGLFVGLIFLLT
- a CDS encoding phosphoglycerate kinase, with amino-acid sequence MNKKTLNEVNVSGKKVLVRVDFNVPLKDGVITDDNRIQAALPTIKHLVKNKAKIILLSHLSRIKTEEDKSKKSLAPIAIALEKAVGQKVVFVAATRGAELESAINTLKDGEILLLENTRFEDVKNNEVVKAESKNDPDLGKYWASLGDIFVNDAFGTAHRAHASNVGISKNIKESCVGFLVQKELEMLAQGVDKPAHPFVAIIGGAKVSDKIGVIDNLLTKADKIIIGGGMAYTFFAAQGHKIGKSLLEADKIDLAKEYLQKANGKIILPIDSANATEFKDVAPSFSGVDLPDDVMGLDIGPKSIELFQKELLGAKTVAWNGPMGVFEMENFKKGTVAVCESIANLKDAFTLIGGGDSAAAAIQLGFKEKFTHISTGGGASLEYMEGKVLPGVEAIQNK
- the gap gene encoding type I glyceraldehyde-3-phosphate dehydrogenase — translated: MKKIAINGFGRIGRLAFRKLWESKNVEIVAINDLTDPKTLAYLLEHDSAHGYFQKGKVSFTNDSITVEGKSIKVLAERDAAALPWGKMGIDLVVEATGFYTDKEKASAHIKAGAKKVMISAPATGDLKTVVFGVNHNELTKDDIIASAGSCTTNCLAPVLQILDKEYGVVKGLMTTVHAVTNDQKLLDLPHSDLRRGRAATWNIIPTSTGAAAAIGKVLPTLNGKLDGLALRVPVITGSIVDLSIELTKSPKVEEINAAIKKAIDADKKGLGLALEYRDDSIVSSDIIGSTYGSVFDATMTRMIEVDGKKMYKIFSWYDNEASFTSQFVRVIEHVVSL
- a CDS encoding ATP-binding protein; protein product: MNTEEVVKKINSYNSLKKFMKDINITIDIIAKNQDFLEDFLLDYQECESGFLKDCLQKNQGYQPFLKFSHKMFYGATKHCAHWLMDNKNYQIKKNFIYCDYNIDDNSETIFSYFEKIKNDNSVDESRKKFIKWIQGIVDKKTDKGVFLTGPPGVGKTFLLQLSANQFAFLNHQVAFVAVSNLIKTIKDSFSNEELKKDNLLRKLMHVEYLFLDDIGGEVVTQYSRDEILFTLLNYRMENKKITFFSSNFDMKSLNQLYGEVTTNLTNRDINIIKTSRFTDRIKALAKELKINGENKRY